A region from the uncultured Bacteroides sp. genome encodes:
- a CDS encoding ABC transporter ATP-binding protein produces MKLKNETIRIASLSIGYVEKSSTKVVATDIDAGINSGELTCLLGANGVGKSTLLRTLSAFQPKLSGQILIEGKDITDYTDSELSTVISVVLTDKCSVRNMTVEELVGLGRSPYTGFWGKLSKEDKEVVKRSVAMVKVEELIHRMVHTLSDGERQKVMIAKALAQETPIIFLDEPTAFLDFPSKVEMMQLLHHLSRQTGKTIFLSTHDLELALQVADKIWLMDKTNGMAIGTPEDLSLNGSLSNFFARKGIMFDRETGLFRVDNMYTHELRLAGHGQKYAMARKALQRNGILASRTIESDFFIETGELKDSVYVLHTPNNETVTVDSIEEMLEVVERFLTELPHKQNDSPAVI; encoded by the coding sequence ATGAAACTAAAGAACGAAACAATACGTATAGCTTCTCTCTCCATTGGTTATGTGGAGAAAAGTAGCACCAAAGTGGTGGCTACGGATATTGATGCGGGCATTAATAGTGGCGAACTGACTTGCTTACTCGGTGCCAACGGAGTGGGAAAATCGACGTTGCTACGCACATTATCGGCTTTTCAACCTAAACTGAGCGGACAGATTCTGATTGAGGGAAAGGATATTACCGACTATACGGACAGTGAGTTATCGACCGTGATTAGTGTGGTGCTGACGGATAAATGCAGTGTGCGCAACATGACGGTAGAAGAGTTGGTGGGTTTGGGAAGGAGTCCGTATACGGGTTTCTGGGGCAAGCTGAGTAAGGAGGATAAGGAAGTAGTGAAGCGTTCGGTGGCCATGGTGAAAGTGGAAGAGCTGATACACAGGATGGTACACACACTGAGTGACGGCGAGCGACAGAAGGTGATGATTGCCAAAGCACTGGCACAAGAGACTCCGATTATTTTTCTCGATGAACCGACGGCTTTTCTTGATTTTCCGAGTAAAGTGGAAATGATGCAACTGTTACACCACCTGAGCAGGCAAACGGGTAAAACAATTTTTCTCTCTACACACGACTTGGAACTGGCGTTGCAAGTGGCGGATAAGATTTGGTTGATGGATAAAACAAACGGGATGGCTATAGGTACTCCGGAAGATTTATCTCTGAACGGGAGTCTGAGCAATTTCTTTGCCCGTAAGGGAATTATGTTTGATCGGGAAACGGGATTGTTTCGGGTAGACAATATGTATACCCATGAGTTGCGACTGGCGGGACACGGACAAAAGTATGCGATGGCCCGAAAGGCATTGCAACGGAACGGCATTTTGGCAAGTAGAACGATTGAATCGGACTTTTTTATAGAAACGGGAGAGTTGAAAGATAGTGTATATGTACTTCATACGCCTAATAATGAAACCGTTACTGTAGATTCCATCGAAGAAATGCTGGAAGTTGTGGAGCGTTTCCTTACCGAACTTCCTCATAAGCAAAACGATAGTCCTGCTGTTATTTAA
- a CDS encoding iron ABC transporter permease, with amino-acid sequence MKRHTALLMSLIVASIFLFFLLNLLLGSVDIPLDSITRILFGGKQEPIIWQNIVLKSRVPQALTALVAGAGLSISGLQMQTVFRNPLAGPSVLGISAGASMGVAFVVLFSGCLGGVALSSLGYFGEVALSLAAIIGALSVMALIVYVSQKVKGNVTLLIIGVMIGYVASAIIGVLKYFSVEEDIRAYVIWGLGSFARVSGDQMILFVCIMVVLIPLSFLLIKTLNLMLLGEGYARNLGLNIKRARVLVITCSGVLVAIVTAYCGPIMFLGLAVPHLSRAIFHTSDHRILMPAVLLVGASLALVCNLIARMPGFEGALPINSVTALVGAPIVASVLFRKRKNELNE; translated from the coding sequence ATGAAACGACATACTGCACTTCTTATGTCGCTTATCGTGGCATCTATATTCTTATTCTTCTTACTAAATCTGTTACTTGGTTCGGTGGATATTCCGCTTGATTCCATTACAAGGATTTTGTTCGGGGGGAAGCAGGAACCGATTATCTGGCAGAACATTGTGTTGAAATCGCGGGTACCACAGGCACTCACGGCACTGGTTGCAGGAGCGGGCTTATCAATTAGCGGATTGCAGATGCAGACGGTATTTCGTAATCCGTTGGCGGGGCCTTCGGTATTGGGTATCAGTGCGGGAGCCAGTATGGGAGTAGCATTTGTGGTATTGTTCTCGGGTTGTTTGGGAGGAGTGGCTCTTAGCAGTCTGGGATATTTCGGTGAGGTAGCTCTTTCACTGGCTGCCATAATAGGGGCTCTTTCTGTGATGGCGTTGATTGTATATGTATCGCAAAAGGTGAAAGGGAATGTAACGTTGCTGATTATCGGTGTGATGATAGGGTATGTGGCAAGTGCTATTATCGGGGTGTTGAAGTACTTTAGCGTGGAAGAGGATATAAGGGCGTACGTGATCTGGGGGCTGGGGAGCTTTGCACGTGTATCGGGTGATCAGATGATTTTGTTTGTTTGCATCATGGTGGTGCTTATTCCTCTCTCTTTTTTGTTGATAAAGACACTAAACCTGATGTTGCTGGGAGAGGGTTATGCCCGTAACCTGGGATTGAACATTAAACGGGCACGGGTATTGGTCATTACCTGTTCGGGCGTTTTGGTTGCCATCGTAACGGCTTACTGCGGACCGATTATGTTTCTGGGGCTGGCGGTTCCTCATCTTTCGCGGGCTATTTTCCATACTTCCGATCACCGTATTCTTATGCCTGCCGTGCTTCTGGTAGGAGCTTCGCTGGCACTGGTATGCAATCTGATAGCACGTATGCCGGGGTTTGAAGGGGCATTGCCCATCAATTCGGTAACAGCTCTGGTAGGAGCACCGATAGTGGCTTCGGTATTGTTCAGGAAAAGAAAAAATGAATTGAACGAATAA
- a CDS encoding ABC transporter substrate-binding protein, with protein sequence MKETLLGCCLITCLICTSCHSKSKNNGDSTSAQTEMGADTLSTHIVPKYAKGFRVTYTGNYCLLDVRDPQKKGSRAYHFALVPRGTKPSGIPADYTVIETPVRRVICMTSLQLSNFIKLDALKFVVGITSSRHLFNKEMNGRLKSGMTQKIGIEGNFDNEVIMGVNPDVIFISPFKRGGYDAMREVGIPLVPHLGYKEMTPLGQAEWIKFIALFTGLEAEANRKFMTIEKRYNQLKELTDKVKKRPVVFSGELRGGNWYAVGGKSFLAQLFRDAGADYFLKDDPRSGGVMLDFETVYSQAENADYWRIVNSFDGTYSYEALKTEDVRYADFRAFREKKVIYCNMQQRPFYESMPTEPEVVLADLIKVFHPDLLTGHTPTYYELLK encoded by the coding sequence ATGAAAGAAACTCTTCTGGGTTGTTGCCTGATTACTTGCCTGATTTGTACAAGTTGCCATTCGAAATCAAAAAATAACGGAGACTCAACGTCAGCTCAAACGGAAATGGGTGCAGATACGCTGAGTACGCACATCGTGCCGAAATATGCCAAAGGATTCAGGGTGACTTATACGGGCAATTACTGCCTGCTGGATGTGCGGGACCCTCAGAAGAAGGGGAGCCGCGCTTATCATTTTGCGTTGGTGCCGAGAGGTACGAAGCCGTCGGGCATTCCGGCGGACTATACGGTGATTGAAACACCGGTGCGACGGGTGATTTGCATGACGTCTCTGCAACTGTCTAACTTCATAAAGCTGGATGCGCTGAAGTTTGTGGTGGGTATAACGAGCTCCAGGCATTTATTCAATAAAGAGATGAACGGGCGTTTGAAGAGTGGAATGACTCAAAAGATAGGTATAGAGGGGAACTTCGATAATGAGGTGATTATGGGGGTGAATCCGGATGTGATCTTTATATCGCCGTTTAAGCGGGGAGGATATGATGCTATGCGCGAAGTGGGCATTCCGTTGGTACCGCACCTGGGTTACAAGGAGATGACTCCGCTGGGACAGGCGGAATGGATAAAGTTCATTGCTTTGTTTACGGGACTGGAAGCGGAGGCCAACCGGAAATTTATGACCATTGAGAAACGATATAACCAACTGAAAGAGTTGACGGACAAAGTAAAAAAGCGTCCGGTGGTATTTAGCGGTGAGTTGCGCGGGGGTAACTGGTATGCAGTGGGTGGAAAGAGTTTTCTGGCTCAACTGTTTCGGGATGCGGGGGCCGACTACTTTTTAAAAGATGATCCGAGATCGGGTGGAGTAATGCTTGATTTTGAAACGGTATACAGTCAGGCGGAGAATGCGGACTATTGGCGTATTGTGAATAGTTTCGACGGAACATATTCTTACGAAGCACTAAAGACAGAGGATGTGCGTTATGCCGATTTCAGGGCGTTTCGTGAGAAGAAGGTGATTTATTGCAACATGCAGCAAAGACCGTTCTATGAGAGTATGCCTACCGAACCTGAAGTTGTTCTGGCGGATCTGATAAAAGTGTTTCACCCCGACTTGCTGACAGGACACACACCTACGTATTATGAATTACTAAAATAA
- a CDS encoding precorrin-2 C(20)-methyltransferase, translating into MHTPILFVSLGPGDPELITLKGLKALQAADCVFCPATITRSGKQLSRSSDIVKSLGISVDHIFPFLLPMSKDRSQAFLAYDSVYADAINLYRQGRQVVIVAEGDAGFYSSIHYVYEKLQANAVPVEQIAGIPAFIASGALAGMHIVSQEEKLMVLPGNVSADELDDYLKEGFVLVIMKLSQCTQAVHQLISRSSYYAYHYFENVGTEKEYYTLNADELVEKEFPYFSLMIIRKI; encoded by the coding sequence ATGCATACCCCTATCCTGTTTGTTTCCCTGGGTCCCGGAGACCCCGAACTTATTACCCTTAAAGGCCTCAAAGCCCTGCAGGCAGCCGATTGTGTTTTTTGTCCCGCCACTATAACCCGTAGCGGAAAGCAACTGTCCCGCTCTTCCGATATTGTAAAATCCCTGGGCATATCGGTCGATCATATCTTCCCTTTTCTGCTCCCCATGAGCAAAGACCGTTCGCAGGCTTTTCTGGCCTATGATTCCGTTTATGCCGATGCCATCAACCTCTATCGGCAAGGCAGGCAAGTCGTTATTGTAGCCGAAGGCGATGCCGGATTTTACTCCTCCATCCATTATGTATACGAAAAGCTACAAGCAAATGCCGTTCCCGTAGAGCAGATAGCCGGTATCCCCGCATTCATCGCATCGGGTGCGTTGGCAGGCATGCACATTGTCAGTCAGGAAGAAAAGCTCATGGTACTTCCCGGCAATGTAAGTGCCGATGAATTGGACGATTATCTCAAAGAAGGATTTGTGCTTGTTATCATGAAACTCTCGCAATGCACGCAAGCAGTGCATCAACTCATCTCCCGTAGTTCCTATTACGCTTACCATTACTTTGAAAACGTAGGTACGGAGAAAGAATATTATACCCTAAACGCCGATGAATTGGTAGAAAAAGAATTTCCTTACTTCTCCCTGATGATTATCCGGAAGATATAA
- the nspC gene encoding carboxynorspermidine decarboxylase, translating to MIDFSQFPSPCYIMEEELLRKNLSLIKSVKDKTGIEIILAFKSFAMWRSFPIFREYIDHCTASSVYEARLAFEEFGSKAHTYSPAYTEQDFPEIMRCSSHITFNSLAQFRRFYPMTEGKEISCGIRINPEYSTVETELYNPCAPGTRFGITADLLPEVLPQGVKGFHCHTLCESSSYELEETLMHLEAKFAGWFSQIEWLNLGGGHLMTRKDYNTEHLMTLLRGLKSRYPHLRIIMELGSAFTWQTGVLAAEVVDMVESRGIKTAILNVSFTSHMPDCLEMPYQPEVQGAKTGNDGGKFVYRLGGNSCLSGDYMGDWSFDHEPEIGERIVFEDMIHYTMVKTNMFNGIHHPAIALWTKEKKAEIYKQFTYEDYRNRMS from the coding sequence ATGATAGATTTTAGTCAATTCCCTTCGCCTTGTTATATCATGGAAGAAGAGTTGCTGAGAAAGAACCTCAGCCTTATAAAAAGTGTAAAAGACAAAACAGGAATAGAGATTATTCTCGCTTTCAAATCATTCGCCATGTGGCGTTCGTTTCCCATCTTCAGGGAATATATAGATCATTGTACGGCTAGCTCGGTATACGAAGCACGACTGGCATTCGAGGAGTTTGGCAGTAAGGCGCATACGTACTCTCCGGCTTATACGGAACAGGATTTTCCGGAGATTATGCGGTGCAGCAGTCACATTACATTTAACTCGTTAGCACAGTTTCGTCGTTTTTATCCGATGACGGAAGGGAAGGAGATTTCTTGCGGGATACGTATTAATCCGGAGTATTCGACGGTGGAAACGGAGCTTTACAATCCGTGCGCACCGGGCACACGTTTCGGCATTACGGCGGATCTGCTACCGGAGGTGTTGCCGCAAGGAGTAAAGGGCTTTCACTGCCACACGCTTTGTGAGTCTTCCTCTTATGAGTTGGAGGAGACTTTAATGCATCTGGAAGCGAAGTTCGCAGGGTGGTTTTCGCAAATAGAATGGCTGAACTTAGGGGGCGGACATTTAATGACCCGGAAGGATTACAATACAGAACATTTGATGACGTTGCTGCGTGGCCTGAAAAGCCGCTATCCGCACTTGCGAATTATTATGGAACTGGGATCGGCCTTTACGTGGCAAACAGGAGTGTTAGCCGCAGAGGTGGTGGATATGGTGGAGAGCCGGGGAATAAAAACAGCCATACTGAATGTAAGCTTTACCAGCCACATGCCCGACTGTCTGGAGATGCCTTATCAGCCGGAGGTACAGGGAGCCAAAACAGGAAATGACGGAGGAAAGTTCGTTTATCGACTGGGGGGTAACTCGTGCTTAAGCGGTGACTACATGGGCGACTGGAGTTTTGACCACGAACCGGAAATAGGAGAGCGCATCGTGTTTGAGGACATGATTCACTATACGATGGTAAAGACGAACATGTTTAACGGAATTCATCATCCGGCTATTGCTTTATGGACGAAAGAAAAGAAAGCGGAAATCTACAAACAGTTTACGTACGAGGATTATCGGAATAGAATGAGTTGA